Proteins encoded by one window of Pseudonocardia sp. HH130629-09:
- a CDS encoding aspartate aminotransferase family protein — MHFARMHGRGGANPIPVIARGEGVHLWDDRGRRILDGLAGLFVVQAGHGRRELAEVAARQASELAFFPVWGYTTPPAAELAERLAHLAPGDLNRVFFTSGGGEAVESAWKVAKQYFKLRGRPLKHKVISRATAYHGTTHGAMAVTGLPAMKKDFEPLAPGGFRVPNTNLYRHPEFDGDAEALGRWAADRIEEAIAFEGADTVAAVVLEPVQNSGGCLTAPPSYFARVREICDRHDVLLVADEVITGFGRHGVPFASAKFGFTPDIITCAKGMTSGYGPLGAMIASEKVIEPFLAPGVTFPHGYTWGGHPVSAAVALANLDLMEREDLYGNVASHADAFGATLGRLRDLPIVGDVRGDGYFWAIELVRDRETRETFGPQERERLVRGFLPGALFEAGLYCRPDDRGDVVIQLAPPLIAGQAEFDEMEQILRHVLTEAAEVV, encoded by the coding sequence ATGCACTTCGCCCGGATGCACGGCCGCGGCGGCGCGAACCCGATCCCGGTCATCGCCCGCGGCGAGGGCGTGCACCTGTGGGACGACCGCGGGCGCCGGATCCTCGACGGCCTCGCCGGCCTGTTCGTCGTCCAGGCCGGGCACGGGCGGCGCGAGCTGGCCGAGGTCGCCGCCCGGCAGGCGTCGGAGCTGGCGTTCTTCCCGGTCTGGGGCTACACGACCCCGCCCGCGGCCGAGCTCGCCGAGCGGCTGGCCCATCTCGCCCCCGGCGACCTGAACCGGGTCTTCTTCACCTCCGGCGGCGGCGAGGCCGTCGAGAGCGCCTGGAAGGTGGCCAAGCAGTACTTCAAGCTCCGCGGCCGCCCGCTCAAGCACAAGGTGATCTCCCGGGCGACGGCCTACCACGGCACCACGCACGGGGCGATGGCCGTGACCGGGCTGCCCGCGATGAAGAAGGACTTCGAGCCGCTGGCCCCCGGCGGGTTCCGCGTGCCCAACACCAACCTCTACCGCCACCCCGAGTTCGACGGCGACGCCGAGGCGCTGGGCCGCTGGGCCGCCGACCGGATCGAGGAGGCCATCGCGTTCGAGGGCGCCGACACCGTCGCCGCTGTCGTGCTGGAGCCGGTGCAGAACTCCGGCGGCTGCCTGACCGCGCCGCCGTCGTACTTCGCCCGGGTCCGCGAGATCTGCGACCGGCACGACGTGCTCCTCGTCGCCGACGAGGTGATCACCGGCTTCGGCCGCCACGGCGTACCGTTCGCCAGCGCGAAGTTCGGGTTCACCCCGGACATCATCACCTGCGCGAAGGGCATGACCTCGGGCTACGGGCCGCTGGGCGCGATGATCGCCTCTGAGAAGGTGATCGAGCCGTTCCTCGCCCCCGGCGTGACGTTCCCGCACGGCTACACCTGGGGCGGGCACCCGGTCTCCGCCGCCGTCGCGCTCGCGAACCTCGACCTCATGGAGCGCGAGGACCTCTACGGCAACGTCGCGTCCCACGCCGACGCGTTCGGCGCGACCCTCGGCCGGCTCCGCGACCTGCCGATCGTCGGTGACGTCCGCGGCGACGGCTACTTCTGGGCGATCGAGCTCGTGCGTGACCGGGAGACCCGGGAGACCTTCGGTCCGCAGGAGCGGGAGCGGCTGGTGCGCGGCTTCCTCCCCGGGGCGCTGTTCGAGGCGGGCCTGTACTGCCGGCCCGACGACCGCGGGGACGTCGTGATCCAGCTGGCGCCGCCGCTGATCGCCGGACAGGCCGAGTTCGACGAGATGGAGCAGATCCTGCGGCACGTGCTCACCGAGGCGGCGGAGGTCGTATGA
- a CDS encoding glycerol-3-phosphate 1-O-acyltransferase — MTTDDLTGGREVVVTQARSHTERGILRRWAEEHHPGARVVGIGPNGEVPSVLGEALHGDDTVIVPARVAWVTPEPEDSGAVGKLTGLATSAVMRMAWSPLHPSMARHRPDAARVVVGEAATVADLVSRFVAQESGRPGSNGFTRFVARQAVLACDRAERRILGDRYKVPRRMVEQITSSSRFAALVDRLARQTGTPAAEVEQRLESCLHEMAAVQSPPAIDVFRAMMGPMHSKAWDVQVDESGLERLRELNKEHALVFLPSHRSYADPLLFAEVLHDRDFPRNHVLGGNNLSFWPMGALGRRAGIVFIRRTFGGDTIYKAAIQEYLGHLLAKRFNLEWYIEGGRSRTGKLRKPRIGLLRYLVSALEERPELDAILVPVSIVYDQLHEVGAMAAEQRGAAKKAEGLGWLLGYFRDQRRHIGTARVRFADPFALRQALADAGPGRAQLEKVAFRVCAGINRVTPATATSLATFALLWAQDRALTLQQVREVVAPLADYLEARGIPVPIAELRTRHGLRMTLDRLAEAGVVTIYDGGTEPVFAISTGRHHVAAFYRNGALHHLLNRAMLEIALLRVGDADPDEDIVEVAWRELARLRDLLKFEFFFSTRREFRAEIIGELDLVDPQWRTRAADPADVRGALRQAPLLVAPGVLRSFFDAQLVVADRLVALGEEPMTDEKEFLEDGLGVGRQMLLQQRVDRADSVSRELYATAVRQAANRDLLAEPESGAAGAPLADRRAAWLTEVTAVIHDLGRLGELQRARLEVVLGSGETTTVAASAAGAVVPPAGAQQRAEGDSGVAS, encoded by the coding sequence ATGACGACCGACGACCTCACCGGCGGACGCGAGGTCGTCGTGACCCAGGCCCGGTCGCACACCGAGCGCGGCATCCTGCGGCGCTGGGCCGAGGAGCACCACCCGGGCGCGAGGGTCGTCGGGATCGGGCCGAACGGCGAGGTGCCCTCCGTCCTGGGGGAGGCCCTGCACGGCGACGACACCGTGATCGTCCCCGCCCGCGTGGCCTGGGTGACCCCCGAGCCGGAGGACAGCGGCGCGGTCGGCAAGCTCACCGGGCTCGCGACCTCGGCCGTCATGCGGATGGCCTGGTCGCCGCTGCACCCCTCGATGGCCCGGCACCGCCCGGACGCGGCGCGGGTCGTCGTGGGGGAGGCCGCGACCGTCGCCGACCTGGTGTCGCGGTTCGTCGCCCAGGAGAGCGGGCGGCCCGGCAGCAACGGCTTCACCCGCTTCGTCGCCCGCCAGGCCGTGCTGGCCTGCGACCGCGCGGAGCGGCGGATCCTCGGCGACCGCTACAAGGTGCCGCGCCGGATGGTCGAGCAGATCACCTCCTCGTCGCGGTTCGCGGCGCTGGTCGACCGGCTCGCCCGGCAGACCGGCACCCCGGCCGCCGAGGTCGAGCAGCGCCTGGAGTCCTGCCTGCACGAGATGGCCGCGGTGCAGAGCCCGCCCGCGATCGACGTGTTCCGGGCGATGATGGGCCCGATGCACTCCAAGGCCTGGGACGTGCAGGTCGACGAGTCCGGGCTGGAGCGGTTGCGGGAGCTCAACAAGGAGCACGCACTGGTCTTCCTGCCCAGCCACCGGTCCTACGCCGACCCGCTGCTGTTCGCCGAGGTGCTGCACGACCGCGACTTCCCGCGCAACCACGTGCTCGGCGGCAACAACCTGTCGTTCTGGCCGATGGGGGCGCTGGGCCGCCGGGCCGGGATCGTGTTCATCCGGCGCACCTTCGGCGGGGACACGATCTACAAGGCCGCGATCCAGGAGTACCTGGGGCATCTGCTCGCGAAGCGCTTCAACCTGGAGTGGTACATCGAGGGCGGCCGCAGCCGCACCGGCAAGCTGCGCAAGCCCCGCATCGGGCTGCTGCGGTACCTGGTGTCCGCGCTGGAGGAGCGCCCCGAGCTCGACGCGATCCTGGTGCCGGTGTCGATCGTCTACGACCAGCTGCACGAGGTCGGAGCGATGGCCGCCGAGCAGCGTGGGGCGGCGAAGAAGGCCGAGGGCCTGGGCTGGCTGCTCGGCTACTTCCGGGACCAGCGCCGCCACATCGGCACCGCCCGGGTGCGCTTCGCCGATCCGTTCGCGCTGCGCCAGGCGCTGGCCGACGCCGGGCCGGGCCGGGCCCAGCTGGAGAAGGTCGCGTTCCGGGTCTGCGCCGGCATCAACCGGGTCACCCCGGCCACCGCGACCTCGCTCGCGACCTTCGCGCTGCTCTGGGCACAGGACCGGGCACTGACCCTGCAGCAGGTCCGGGAGGTCGTCGCGCCGTTGGCGGACTACCTGGAGGCCCGCGGCATCCCGGTGCCGATCGCCGAGCTGCGGACCCGGCACGGCCTGCGGATGACCCTCGACCGGCTGGCCGAGGCCGGTGTCGTCACGATCTACGACGGCGGCACCGAACCGGTCTTCGCCATCAGCACCGGCCGCCACCACGTGGCCGCGTTCTACCGCAACGGCGCGCTGCACCACCTGCTCAACCGGGCCATGCTGGAGATCGCGCTGCTGCGGGTGGGCGACGCCGACCCGGACGAGGACATCGTCGAGGTCGCCTGGCGCGAGCTGGCCCGGCTCCGGGACCTGCTGAAGTTCGAGTTCTTCTTCTCCACCCGCCGCGAGTTCCGCGCCGAGATCATCGGCGAGCTCGACCTCGTCGACCCGCAGTGGCGGACCCGCGCGGCGGATCCGGCCGACGTCCGCGGCGCGCTGCGGCAGGCGCCGCTGCTGGTCGCACCGGGTGTGCTGCGCTCGTTCTTCGACGCCCAGCTCGTCGTCGCGGACCGGCTCGTCGCGCTCGGCGAGGAGCCGATGACCGACGAGAAGGAGTTCCTGGAGGACGGCCTGGGGGTCGGCCGCCAGATGCTGCTCCAGCAGCGGGTCGACCGCGCGGACTCGGTGTCGCGTGAGCTGTACGCCACCGCCGTGCGTCAGGCCGCCAACCGCGACCTGCTCGCCGAGCCGGAGTCCGGCGCGGCCGGTGCGCCGTTGGCCGACCGGCGCGCAGCCTGGCTGACGGAGGTCACCGCGGTGATCCACGATCTGGGACGGCTGGGCGAGCTGCAGCGCGCCCGCCTCGAGGTGGTCCTCGGTTCCGGCGAGACGACGACGGTCGCGGCCTCCGCCGCCGGCGCCGTCGTGCCGCCGGCCGGGGCACAACAGCGTGCGGAAGGGGACTCGGGTGTCGCCAGCTGA
- a CDS encoding PucR family transcriptional regulator produces the protein MHPTIVDVLARPEVRAGAPAVRAGRAALGTPVRWVHVSEVADPAGTLPQGVLVLSVGMPVADPTTVPARYVDALRAAGAVGLVVEIGQQLPSLPAGLVQAARAAGFPLVELRRTVRFAEIVAGVLGEIVDRGDDLPGAPGAEAAFRSLALHRVGPQRVVDELARRIDAPVVCEDLAHRVLLTAGGPDLRDWVARSRLAGPAGPEGWATAPVGRPGARWGRLTVPSRPTPGTADRVRAVLDAAADAVSLLDPDPVVLLRAARDALVADLAAAVPSDAGRLAVRARAAGLDTAVGLSVVALRATGDHPPDQGLDAALAVVAPAATVASPAPGELVVLVPGDGGPLLAALPATVPAATAGPGSVADLPDLLRRAREDAAAHAATGGRGPVRVPALRGLVHRLGDDPHLLGFAADVLGPVGALPAAARTDARDTLWALVDTGGVVADVARRLGVGRPAAYARLRRLSALLDLDLTDPEVRTTLHLALLVDARAAR, from the coding sequence GTGCACCCGACCATCGTCGATGTGCTGGCCCGTCCGGAGGTCCGGGCGGGGGCACCGGCCGTCCGGGCCGGGCGGGCGGCGCTGGGTACCCCCGTGCGCTGGGTGCACGTCAGCGAGGTCGCCGACCCGGCCGGGACGCTGCCCCAGGGGGTGCTGGTGCTGTCGGTGGGGATGCCGGTGGCCGACCCCACCACCGTCCCCGCCCGCTACGTCGACGCGCTGCGGGCCGCCGGGGCGGTCGGGCTGGTCGTCGAGATCGGGCAGCAGCTACCGTCGCTGCCCGCCGGGCTGGTGCAGGCCGCCCGCGCGGCCGGGTTCCCGCTGGTGGAGCTGCGCCGCACGGTGCGCTTCGCCGAGATCGTCGCGGGCGTGCTGGGGGAGATCGTCGACCGTGGCGACGACCTCCCCGGGGCGCCGGGCGCCGAGGCCGCGTTCCGGTCGCTCGCCCTGCACCGGGTGGGGCCGCAGCGCGTGGTCGACGAGCTGGCACGCCGGATCGACGCGCCCGTGGTGTGCGAGGACCTCGCGCACCGGGTCCTGCTCACGGCGGGCGGTCCGGACCTGCGGGACTGGGTGGCGCGCTCGCGCCTCGCCGGGCCCGCCGGGCCCGAGGGCTGGGCGACCGCGCCGGTCGGGCGGCCGGGCGCGCGGTGGGGGCGGCTGACGGTGCCGTCGCGGCCGACGCCGGGCACCGCCGACCGGGTCCGCGCGGTGCTCGACGCCGCCGCGGACGCGGTGTCGCTGCTCGACCCGGATCCGGTGGTCCTGCTGCGTGCCGCCCGCGACGCGCTGGTCGCCGACCTGGCCGCCGCGGTCCCGTCCGACGCCGGGCGGCTGGCGGTGCGCGCCCGTGCCGCCGGGCTGGACACCGCCGTCGGATTGTCGGTGGTGGCACTGCGCGCGACCGGCGACCACCCCCCGGACCAGGGCCTCGATGCGGCACTCGCCGTCGTCGCGCCGGCGGCGACGGTGGCCTCCCCCGCACCCGGCGAGCTCGTCGTCCTCGTCCCCGGCGACGGCGGCCCGCTGCTCGCCGCGCTGCCCGCCACGGTGCCCGCGGCGACGGCCGGGCCCGGCTCCGTCGCCGACCTGCCGGACCTGCTGCGCCGGGCCCGCGAGGACGCGGCCGCCCACGCCGCGACCGGCGGCCGCGGCCCCGTCCGGGTGCCCGCGCTGCGCGGGCTGGTGCACCGCCTCGGCGACGACCCCCATCTGCTCGGCTTCGCCGCGGACGTCCTCGGCCCGGTGGGCGCACTGCCCGCGGCCGCGCGGACCGACGCCCGGGACACCCTGTGGGCCCTGGTCGACACCGGCGGGGTCGTCGCCGACGTCGCCCGCAGGCTCGGGGTGGGCCGCCCGGCGGCCTACGCCCGGCTGCGCCGCCTGTCCGCCCTGCTGGACCTCGACCTCACCGACCCCGAGGTGCGGACGACGCTGCACCTTGCGCTGCTCGTCGACGCCCGCGCCGCGCGCTGA
- a CDS encoding HAD-IB family hydrolase, translating into MSPADGARDGDTRARIRAIREAEPGPGTIAYFDYDGTVIDGYSAGAFYRRRLREFDVGPVEMVRTVLSGMRGIRTDDDFKEFLAITLATWKGRSEDELLALGRTLFRDEIAAALHPEVWELVAAHREQGHQVVMASSATRFQVQPMAEELGADRALCTELEVRDGVLTGRVAGTSLWGTGKADAVRADAAAHGVDLADCFGYANGTEDAEFLSAVGHAVAVSPTDSLRRLAVERGWPVLDCAPRGGLFPSVADLARTAVFYGGLLGGLATAAGAGLLHGSRRRFVDMAAGVGSDVAFGLAGIDVEVSGAEHLHSARPCVFVFNHQSKFDVPLMMKLLRENFTGVAKKEAAQIPVWGQLFWAADVAFVDRGNSTAAREALRPAVEKLRDEGVSLAIAPEGTRSATPRLGPFKKGAFHIAIQAGVPIVPVVIRNAGEIMWRGAQTMRGGTVQVAVLPPVDTSSWVPEDVGKYADQVRDQFLDTLAAWPERRIAQDGRSQEDPA; encoded by the coding sequence GTGTCGCCAGCTGACGGTGCGCGGGACGGGGACACCCGGGCCAGGATCCGGGCCATCCGGGAGGCCGAGCCCGGACCGGGCACGATCGCCTACTTCGACTACGACGGCACCGTCATCGACGGTTACTCGGCGGGCGCTTTCTACCGCCGACGGCTGCGTGAGTTCGACGTCGGCCCGGTCGAGATGGTGCGCACGGTGCTCTCGGGCATGCGTGGCATCCGCACCGACGACGACTTCAAGGAGTTCCTCGCGATCACCCTCGCGACCTGGAAGGGCCGTAGCGAGGACGAGCTGCTCGCGCTGGGCCGGACCCTGTTCCGCGACGAGATCGCGGCCGCGCTGCACCCGGAGGTGTGGGAGCTCGTCGCCGCGCACCGGGAGCAGGGCCACCAGGTCGTGATGGCGTCCTCGGCGACCCGGTTCCAGGTGCAGCCGATGGCCGAGGAGCTGGGCGCGGACCGCGCACTGTGCACCGAGCTGGAGGTGCGCGACGGCGTGCTGACCGGCCGCGTCGCCGGGACCTCGCTGTGGGGGACCGGCAAGGCCGACGCGGTGCGGGCCGACGCCGCGGCGCACGGCGTCGACCTCGCGGACTGCTTCGGCTACGCCAACGGCACCGAGGACGCGGAGTTCCTCTCCGCCGTCGGGCACGCGGTGGCCGTCTCGCCGACCGACTCGCTGCGCAGGCTCGCGGTGGAGCGGGGCTGGCCGGTGCTCGACTGCGCGCCGCGGGGCGGGCTCTTCCCGAGCGTCGCCGACCTCGCCCGGACCGCGGTGTTCTACGGCGGCCTGCTGGGTGGTCTCGCGACCGCGGCCGGCGCGGGTCTGCTGCACGGCTCGCGGCGGCGCTTCGTCGACATGGCCGCCGGGGTGGGCTCCGACGTCGCGTTCGGGCTGGCCGGGATCGACGTCGAGGTCAGCGGCGCGGAGCACCTGCACTCGGCGCGCCCGTGCGTGTTCGTGTTCAACCACCAGTCCAAGTTCGACGTGCCGCTGATGATGAAGCTCCTCCGCGAGAACTTCACCGGCGTCGCGAAGAAGGAGGCCGCACAGATCCCGGTGTGGGGCCAGCTGTTCTGGGCCGCCGACGTCGCGTTCGTCGACCGCGGCAACTCCACCGCCGCCCGGGAGGCGCTGCGCCCCGCCGTGGAGAAGCTCCGCGACGAGGGGGTCTCGCTGGCCATCGCGCCGGAGGGGACGCGCTCGGCGACGCCGCGGCTCGGCCCGTTCAAGAAGGGCGCGTTCCACATCGCGATCCAGGCCGGTGTCCCGATCGTCCCGGTGGTCATCCGCAACGCCGGCGAGATCATGTGGCGGGGTGCGCAGACGATGCGCGGTGGCACCGTTCAGGTCGCGGTGCTCCCGCCGGTGGACACCTCGTCGTGGGTGCCGGAGGACGTCGGGAAGTACGCCGACCAGGTCCGCGACCAGTTCCTCGACACGCTCGCGGCCTGGCCCGAGCGGCGGATCGCGCAGGACGGACGCAGCCAGGAGGACCCGGCATGA